Proteins encoded together in one Mycolicibacter minnesotensis window:
- a CDS encoding MMPL/RND family transporter — MSRPPQHGAGDHPPRPFIARTIRKFAVPIILAWLALIAVLVATVPPLEEVGKQNAVSASPTDAPSMQAMTEMGKVFKESDSDSTAMIVLEADHELGDAEHEYYAEVVGKLKADTAHVQHVQDFWGDPMTAVGAQSADGRATYVQLNLVGNIGQAAANESIAAVRDIVDSVQTPPGLTVYVTGTAALAADMNHAGDKSMFRMMVVTILVILTMLLLVYRSVVTVALLLGMVYIELNAASGVVAFMGHHHWVGLTTFAVNLLVSLAIAAGTDYAIFLIGRYHEARQAGEDRESAYYTAFGGVAHVILGSGLTIAGAVFCLHFTRMPYFVTLGIPCAVGMLVSVTAALTLGPAVITVGSRFGLFDPKRATSTRGWRRVATVIVRWPGPVLVASLAIAAVGLLALPGYQQAYDDRKYIPTDIPANEGFAAADRHFSQSRMMPEVLLIESDHDLRNPSDFLIIDKLAKSVFKVVGISRVQAITRPQGTPLEHTSIPFQISMQNAGQLQTMQFQKKRMDDMLTQAEAMEQTIATMRQMYGYMSQMTGITHEMVLDMDDLQQQIYDIRDHIADFEDFWRPIRNYFYWEPHCYDIPICFSLRSAFDMVDSVDPMSQSMDKMIAHMGDMDALLPQMLTTFPPMIDTMETMRTMMLTMHSTMSGIFDQMDEMSDNATAMGKAFDESKNDDSFYLPPEVFENPDFKRAMNMFISPDGKAVRMMISHRGNPATAEGISHIDKIRTAAEEALKGTPLEDAKIYLGGTASLFKDMHDGSNYDLLIAGIASLCLIFIIMLLITRALIAALVIVGTVALSLGASFGLSVLFWQYLIGIQLHWLVLVMSVIILLAVGSDYNLLLVARFKEEIHAGLHTGIIRAMGGTGKVVTSAGLVFALTMTSMAVSDLRIIGQIGTTIGLGLLFDTLIVRSFMTPSIAALLGRWFWWPINVLPHVGGKAARHREAAAVARGGDAEDTQELAHRH, encoded by the coding sequence ATGAGCCGGCCCCCGCAGCACGGCGCCGGCGACCATCCCCCGCGACCGTTCATCGCACGGACCATCCGCAAGTTCGCGGTGCCCATCATCCTGGCGTGGCTCGCGCTGATCGCCGTGCTGGTCGCCACGGTCCCGCCGCTCGAAGAGGTCGGCAAGCAGAACGCCGTCTCGGCGAGCCCCACCGACGCCCCCTCCATGCAGGCCATGACCGAGATGGGCAAGGTCTTCAAGGAATCGGACTCCGACAGCACCGCGATGATCGTGCTGGAGGCCGATCACGAGCTGGGCGACGCCGAGCACGAGTACTACGCCGAAGTGGTCGGCAAGCTCAAGGCCGACACCGCCCACGTGCAGCACGTCCAGGACTTCTGGGGCGACCCGATGACCGCTGTCGGCGCCCAAAGTGCCGACGGCAGAGCAACGTACGTGCAGTTGAACTTGGTCGGCAATATCGGCCAGGCCGCGGCCAACGAGTCCATCGCAGCGGTTCGCGACATCGTGGACTCGGTCCAGACCCCGCCGGGCCTGACCGTCTACGTCACCGGAACCGCGGCCCTGGCCGCCGACATGAACCACGCCGGCGACAAGTCGATGTTCAGGATGATGGTGGTCACCATTCTGGTGATCCTGACCATGCTGCTGCTCGTCTACCGCTCCGTCGTCACGGTGGCACTGCTGCTGGGCATGGTCTACATCGAACTGAACGCCGCCAGCGGCGTGGTGGCGTTCATGGGACACCACCATTGGGTCGGGTTGACCACGTTTGCGGTGAACCTGCTCGTCTCGCTGGCGATTGCCGCCGGCACCGACTACGCGATCTTCCTGATCGGCCGCTATCACGAGGCGCGGCAAGCCGGCGAAGACCGGGAATCGGCCTACTACACCGCATTCGGAGGTGTCGCGCACGTCATCCTCGGGTCGGGCTTGACCATCGCCGGAGCGGTCTTCTGCCTGCACTTCACCCGGATGCCCTACTTCGTCACCCTCGGTATCCCGTGTGCGGTGGGCATGCTCGTCTCGGTCACCGCGGCGCTGACGCTGGGCCCGGCGGTCATCACCGTCGGCAGCCGGTTCGGCCTGTTCGACCCCAAGCGCGCCACCAGCACCCGCGGGTGGCGGCGGGTGGCTACGGTGATCGTGCGCTGGCCCGGGCCGGTTCTGGTTGCCTCGCTGGCGATCGCTGCCGTCGGGTTGCTGGCCCTGCCGGGCTATCAGCAGGCCTACGACGACCGGAAGTACATCCCCACCGATATCCCCGCCAATGAGGGCTTTGCCGCGGCCGACCGGCACTTCTCGCAGTCTCGGATGATGCCCGAGGTACTGCTGATCGAGTCCGACCACGATCTGCGCAACCCGTCGGACTTCCTGATCATCGACAAGCTGGCCAAATCGGTGTTCAAGGTCGTCGGGATATCCCGTGTCCAGGCGATCACCCGCCCGCAGGGCACCCCCCTGGAGCACACCTCGATCCCGTTCCAGATCAGCATGCAGAACGCCGGCCAGCTACAGACCATGCAGTTCCAGAAGAAGCGCATGGACGACATGCTGACTCAGGCCGAGGCGATGGAGCAGACCATCGCCACCATGCGCCAGATGTACGGCTACATGAGCCAGATGACGGGCATCACCCACGAGATGGTCCTCGACATGGACGACCTGCAGCAGCAGATCTACGACATCCGGGACCACATCGCCGATTTCGAGGACTTCTGGCGGCCGATCCGCAACTACTTCTACTGGGAACCGCACTGCTACGACATCCCGATCTGCTTCTCGCTGCGCTCGGCGTTCGACATGGTCGACAGTGTGGACCCGATGAGTCAGAGCATGGACAAGATGATCGCGCACATGGGCGACATGGACGCACTACTGCCGCAGATGCTGACCACCTTCCCGCCCATGATCGACACCATGGAGACCATGCGGACCATGATGCTGACGATGCACAGCACCATGTCCGGCATCTTCGACCAAATGGACGAGATGAGCGACAACGCCACGGCCATGGGCAAGGCGTTCGACGAGTCCAAGAACGACGACTCGTTCTACCTGCCGCCAGAGGTGTTCGAGAACCCGGACTTCAAACGCGCGATGAACATGTTCATCTCGCCGGACGGCAAGGCCGTCCGCATGATGATCTCGCACCGCGGCAATCCGGCTACCGCCGAAGGCATTTCGCACATCGACAAGATCCGCACCGCAGCCGAGGAAGCCCTGAAGGGCACGCCGCTCGAAGACGCCAAGATCTACCTGGGCGGGACCGCATCGCTGTTCAAGGACATGCACGACGGCTCCAACTATGACCTGCTGATCGCCGGAATCGCTTCGCTGTGCCTGATTTTCATCATCATGCTGCTGATCACCCGGGCCCTGATCGCGGCCCTGGTGATCGTCGGAACCGTGGCACTGTCGCTGGGGGCATCTTTCGGTCTGTCGGTGTTGTTCTGGCAGTACCTCATCGGCATCCAGTTGCACTGGCTGGTGCTGGTGATGTCGGTGATCATCCTGCTGGCGGTGGGATCCGACTACAACCTGCTGCTGGTCGCCCGATTCAAGGAAGAGATCCACGCCGGCCTGCATACCGGCATCATCCGGGCGATGGGCGGCACCGGGAAGGTGGTGACCTCTGCGGGCCTGGTGTTCGCCCTCACCATGACCTCGATGGCGGTCAGTGACCTACGGATCATCGGGCAGATCGGTACCACGATCGGCCTGGGCCTGCTGTTCGACACGTTGATCGTTCGGTCGTTCATGACGCCGTCCATCGCGGCCCTGCTGGGGCGCTGGTTCTGGTGGCCGATCAACGTGTTGCCGCACGTGGGCGGGAAGGCCGCCCGGCACCGCGAGGCCGCCGCCGTAGCGCGCGGTGGGGACGCTGAGGACACCCAGGAGCTGGCCCACAGGCATTAG
- a CDS encoding MmpS family protein — protein sequence MVKGTPIFKVLSRVWIPLVIVVVVCVAAFTVTRIHGLFGSEKRPSYSDGQNDETKPFNPKRLTYEIFGPPGTVADISYFDVNSEPQRVQDVTLPWQLEIVTTLPAVVGSIMAQGNSNSIGCRITVDGEVKAERISNEVNAYTFCLLKAA from the coding sequence ATGGTGAAGGGGACTCCGATTTTCAAGGTGCTGAGCCGGGTGTGGATACCCCTGGTCATCGTGGTCGTGGTGTGTGTCGCCGCATTCACGGTGACGCGTATCCACGGCCTGTTCGGCTCCGAGAAGCGCCCGTCCTATTCCGACGGCCAGAACGACGAGACCAAGCCGTTCAATCCCAAGCGATTGACCTATGAGATCTTCGGTCCGCCCGGAACAGTGGCCGACATCAGCTATTTCGACGTCAACTCCGAACCGCAGCGAGTTCAGGACGTGACACTGCCGTGGCAGCTCGAGATCGTCACCACGCTGCCCGCCGTGGTGGGAAGCATCATGGCGCAGGGCAACAGCAACAGCATCGGTTGCCGGATCACCGTCGACGGTGAGGTCAAAGCCGAACGGATCTCCAACGAGGTGAACGCCTACACGTTCTGTCTGCTGAAGGCGGCATGA
- a CDS encoding TetR family transcriptional regulator, with protein sequence MSPATFQRARSDEKKRQRAEALMEAARAVATETGVASVTLTAVASRAGVHHSAVRRYFSSHKEVLLRLAAESWQRWESTVCTALSEPGPMSPARVATTLTSGLIADPLFCDMLANLHLHLEHEVDADVVVEVRRKSTTAGLAMADAIERALPGLGKEGALDLLLASYSLAAPLWQIAHPPADLTEAYENAAVESQVPPDWNLDFTTALTRLLTATCVGLLEPRAESV encoded by the coding sequence GTGTCTCCGGCGACCTTCCAACGCGCCCGCAGCGACGAGAAGAAGCGTCAGCGGGCCGAAGCACTGATGGAGGCGGCGCGTGCGGTGGCCACCGAGACCGGGGTCGCCTCGGTCACGCTGACCGCGGTCGCCAGCCGGGCCGGGGTTCACCACTCCGCGGTGCGGCGCTACTTCAGCTCCCACAAGGAAGTGCTGCTCCGGCTGGCCGCCGAGAGCTGGCAACGTTGGGAATCGACCGTCTGCACGGCATTGAGCGAGCCCGGGCCGATGTCGCCGGCACGTGTCGCGACCACCCTGACCAGCGGATTGATCGCAGACCCGCTGTTCTGCGACATGCTGGCCAACCTGCACCTGCACCTCGAGCATGAAGTGGACGCCGACGTTGTCGTCGAGGTCCGGCGGAAGAGCACCACGGCGGGGCTGGCCATGGCCGACGCCATCGAGCGGGCCCTGCCCGGCCTCGGCAAAGAGGGGGCACTGGACCTGCTGCTGGCCTCGTATTCGCTGGCGGCGCCGCTGTGGCAGATCGCCCATCCGCCGGCGGACCTGACCGAGGCCTACGAAAACGCAGCGGTGGAATCTCAGGTTCCGCCGGATTGGAACCTGGACTTCACCACCGCATTGACCCGGCTGCTCACCGCCACCTGCGTCGGACTTCTGGAGCCGCGCGCCGAATCAGTCTGA
- a CDS encoding DNA polymerase domain-containing protein produces the protein MGGAEELDVDGTAVRFTSGDKVYFPALGAGGTKRALADYYLAVASGPLLHALADRPSHLQRFPDGIEGDEVYQKRLPRGHPDYLQSCQVTFPSGRTADVLKVTGPADILWAVQMSTVTFHPWPVRCGDTDHPDELRIDLDPQPGTGFAEARAVALDVLRPLLDELGLVGYVKTSGGRGVHVYLRIKTDWDFIEVRRAGIALARELERRAPDAVTASWWKEERGERIFVDFNQNARDRTMASAYSARATPIATVSTPLTWDELADGADPDDYTISTVPDLIARRGDPWSTLDEHEQSLEPLFELAAADEARGLGDMPYPPNYPKMPGEPKRVQPSRERSD, from the coding sequence GTGGGCGGCGCAGAGGAATTGGACGTGGACGGCACCGCCGTTCGATTCACAAGTGGCGACAAGGTGTATTTTCCCGCGCTGGGCGCCGGTGGCACCAAGCGGGCGCTGGCCGACTACTACCTGGCGGTGGCGAGCGGACCGCTACTGCACGCGCTGGCCGACAGGCCCAGCCACCTACAGCGATTTCCCGACGGTATCGAGGGTGACGAGGTTTACCAGAAGCGGTTGCCCCGCGGGCATCCGGATTATCTGCAGAGCTGCCAGGTGACGTTTCCGTCCGGGCGTACCGCCGACGTCCTCAAGGTCACCGGACCCGCCGACATCCTGTGGGCGGTGCAGATGAGCACCGTGACATTTCACCCCTGGCCGGTGCGTTGCGGTGACACCGACCACCCCGATGAACTGCGCATCGACCTGGACCCCCAGCCCGGTACCGGCTTCGCGGAGGCTCGCGCGGTCGCCCTGGATGTGCTGCGGCCCCTGCTCGACGAGCTCGGCCTGGTCGGCTACGTCAAGACCTCGGGCGGCCGCGGCGTGCACGTCTACCTGCGGATCAAGACCGACTGGGACTTCATCGAGGTCCGCCGGGCCGGTATCGCCCTAGCCCGGGAGCTGGAGCGACGCGCCCCCGATGCGGTCACAGCCTCGTGGTGGAAGGAAGAACGCGGCGAGCGGATCTTCGTCGACTTCAATCAGAATGCCCGCGACCGCACCATGGCTTCGGCCTATTCGGCGCGGGCGACACCCATCGCCACGGTGTCCACGCCGTTGACGTGGGACGAACTGGCCGACGGCGCCGATCCGGACGACTACACCATCAGCACCGTGCCGGATCTGATCGCACGGCGCGGTGACCCGTGGAGCACCCTCGACGAACACGAGCAATCGTTGGAGCCGCTGTTCGAGCTGGCGGCCGCCGACGAAGCGCGCGGGCTGGGCGACATGCCTTATCCGCCGAACTACCCCAAGATGCCGGGCGAACCCAAGCGGGTGCAGCCCAGCCGGGAGAGATCAGACTGA
- a CDS encoding ATP-dependent DNA ligase has protein sequence MDTMDLPVAPPVAPMLAKAATAVPAAAETDLWSYEPKWDGFRAIVFRDGDDVMLQSRTGKPLGRYFPELLDALRTEVAPRCVLDGEVVVPRRIGGRTRLDWDSLSQRIHPAQSRVRLLAEQTPAQFIAFDALATGQESLLDEPFRVRRDALADLVAGGASCHVTRATADREQAVRWLTTFEGAGLDGVIAKRNDGPYLPGKREMVKVKHHRDADCVVMGYRIHKSGAGIGSLLLGLYRPDGELAMVGGSAAFSDADRLALLAELEPLRLGEVRDGEASRWNSAADKQWIPIRPERVAEVAYDQMEGDRFRHTVKLLRWRPDRDPTSCTFDQLEVPLNYDLADVLEA, from the coding sequence ATGGACACCATGGATCTGCCCGTGGCGCCGCCGGTAGCCCCGATGCTCGCTAAGGCGGCCACGGCCGTCCCAGCAGCCGCGGAAACGGACCTGTGGTCCTACGAACCCAAATGGGACGGCTTTCGTGCCATCGTGTTTCGCGATGGCGACGACGTGATGCTGCAATCCCGGACCGGTAAGCCGTTGGGCCGCTACTTCCCGGAACTGCTTGATGCGCTGCGCACTGAGGTCGCCCCGCGCTGCGTACTCGACGGGGAAGTGGTGGTGCCCCGCCGGATCGGTGGTCGGACCCGGCTGGACTGGGATTCGCTGAGCCAGCGGATCCACCCCGCGCAGAGCCGGGTGCGGTTGCTGGCCGAACAGACCCCGGCGCAGTTCATTGCGTTCGACGCGTTGGCGACGGGCCAGGAGTCGTTGCTCGACGAGCCGTTCCGGGTCCGACGCGACGCGCTCGCCGACCTGGTCGCCGGTGGCGCCAGCTGCCACGTCACCCGCGCCACGGCGGACCGCGAGCAGGCCGTGCGCTGGCTCACCACCTTCGAAGGGGCCGGGCTGGACGGAGTGATCGCCAAACGCAATGACGGGCCGTATCTGCCCGGCAAGCGAGAGATGGTCAAGGTCAAACATCACCGGGACGCCGACTGTGTGGTGATGGGCTACCGCATCCACAAGAGTGGTGCCGGCATCGGTTCGCTGTTGCTGGGCCTGTATCGCCCCGACGGCGAGCTGGCGATGGTGGGCGGTTCGGCGGCCTTCAGCGACGCCGACCGGCTCGCGCTCTTGGCCGAGCTGGAACCCCTGCGCCTGGGCGAGGTCCGCGACGGCGAAGCGAGCCGGTGGAACTCCGCTGCAGACAAGCAGTGGATCCCGATCCGTCCCGAGCGGGTCGCCGAGGTCGCCTATGACCAGATGGAGGGGGATCGTTTCCGGCATACCGTGAAGCTGCTGCGTTGGCGTCCCGACCGCGACCCGACCAGCTGCACCTTCGATCAGCTCGAGGTGCCGTTGAACTACGACCTCGCCGACGTGCTGGAGGCCTGA
- a CDS encoding haloalkane dehalogenase translates to MQTLRTPDDRFAGLPDFAYSPQYCDLDDDDGGTLRVAWVQDGPEDGEPILMLHGEPSWSYLYRKMMPILAEAGYRVICPDLVGFGRSDKPTRAEDHTYARHVEWMRALAFDALDLRNVTLVCQDWGGLIGLRMLAENPDRFAGVVVANTGLPTGDIPMPEIWWRFRESIQTAPTINVGWFVQSGCRRPMSDEVRAGYDAPFPDDSYCVGPRTMPTLIPTTPEDVAAPANRAAWSALCASQTPMLVAFSDGDPITGAMAPIFEREMVGAHGRAHPVIHDAGHFLQEDAGEELARHVVEFLRR, encoded by the coding sequence ATGCAAACCCTGCGCACCCCCGATGACCGGTTCGCCGGTCTGCCGGATTTCGCCTATTCGCCGCAGTACTGCGACCTCGACGACGATGACGGCGGAACGCTGCGGGTGGCGTGGGTGCAGGACGGTCCCGAGGATGGGGAACCCATCCTGATGCTGCACGGCGAACCGTCGTGGTCGTATCTCTACCGCAAGATGATGCCGATCCTGGCCGAGGCGGGATACCGGGTGATCTGCCCCGACCTGGTCGGATTCGGTCGCTCCGACAAGCCCACCCGCGCGGAAGACCACACCTATGCACGCCACGTCGAGTGGATGCGCGCGCTGGCATTCGACGCCCTGGACCTGCGCAACGTGACCCTGGTGTGTCAGGACTGGGGCGGTCTGATCGGGTTGCGGATGCTCGCCGAGAACCCGGATCGGTTCGCCGGTGTCGTCGTGGCCAACACCGGCCTGCCAACCGGCGACATCCCCATGCCGGAGATCTGGTGGCGCTTCCGGGAGTCGATCCAGACCGCGCCGACGATCAACGTCGGATGGTTCGTGCAGTCCGGATGCCGCAGGCCGATGAGCGATGAGGTCCGGGCCGGCTACGACGCACCCTTCCCCGATGACAGCTACTGCGTCGGCCCCCGCACCATGCCAACCCTGATCCCGACCACTCCCGAGGACGTCGCCGCGCCCGCCAACCGGGCCGCATGGTCCGCGCTGTGCGCCTCACAGACCCCGATGCTGGTCGCGTTCAGTGACGGCGACCCGATCACCGGGGCCATGGCACCCATCTTCGAGCGTGAGATGGTCGGCGCACACGGCCGGGCTCATCCGGTGATTCACGATGCCGGGCATTTCTTGCAGGAGGATGCCGGCGAGGAACTCGCCCGCCACGTCGTGGAGTTCCTGCGGCGCTGA
- a CDS encoding DUF302 domain-containing protein: protein MSVAMSTAVTGADFDTVAQKTRDVLKDNGFGVLTEIDMQATLKAKLGEDMERYLILGACNPPLAHRAVTAEKRIGVLLPCNVVIREDTEHPGTVLVEAMNPGLMAQVVDNPALVPIADEVSEKIRTVIDTLAVALHPA, encoded by the coding sequence ATGTCGGTGGCAATGAGCACAGCGGTGACCGGTGCCGATTTCGACACCGTTGCACAAAAGACCCGGGACGTTCTGAAAGACAACGGTTTCGGCGTGCTGACCGAGATCGACATGCAGGCGACACTCAAGGCCAAGCTCGGCGAAGACATGGAGCGCTACCTGATCCTGGGCGCCTGCAACCCGCCACTGGCGCACCGCGCCGTGACGGCCGAGAAGCGCATCGGAGTGCTGCTGCCGTGCAACGTGGTGATCCGCGAAGACACCGAGCACCCGGGCACCGTGCTGGTCGAGGCCATGAACCCGGGGCTGATGGCCCAGGTCGTCGACAATCCGGCATTGGTACCGATCGCCGACGAGGTGAGCGAGAAGATCCGCACCGTCATCGATACGCTGGCGGTTGCGTTGCACCCCGCCTGA
- a CDS encoding fatty acyl-AMP ligase, with protein sequence MPEQFMPNAHTLVDLLRIQADRYGDKVAFRFAPDGNNVTASLTYGELDAQARAVGYELQRQGAAGQRVLAICRPGLDSIISIFGCFYAGAIAVPVDTPLARLKLVAPDAQATFAVATSTTQNQLQMAAADVPGMTSLRWCAIDHAGTPEAWQAPEIDPSTTAMIQYTSGSTKSPKGVVVTHGNLMHNLESIRRAYHGHEQETSVYFLPQQHDMGLIGGVLEMIYVGCTTVLMSPIVFFQRPMAWLEAMSRFGAHTTAAPNSAYRLCVKQSTPEQRAALDLSNWTTAASSSEPIHASTIQEFADAFAPAGFRIEAFLPCYGLAEATLLVAADPTPEVAGVRYVDSKALSENRTVDVDATTDAVAVVSCGPPVYGQRVVIADPETRRSLGPDEVGEIWVSGPSVAQGYWARPIENAHSFAGFLSDTGEGPFLRTGDMGFLCQGEVFVTGRWKDLVTIGDSNYFPNNIEPTVQDSHPALLADRGAVFSVQPKPHDDARLVIVQELDYRQPVDESEYPAIMESIRAAVSQQHGLDAHAVLLVPAMRVPTTSSGKIQRGECRRQFLAGELHPLAQWHAPAAPAVRSPQAAGATGAPGANTLARMIVSSLAQRRQQQQGTPPPPTGG encoded by the coding sequence ATGCCCGAGCAGTTTATGCCAAACGCCCATACCCTGGTGGATCTGCTGCGGATACAAGCCGATCGGTACGGCGACAAAGTCGCCTTCCGCTTCGCCCCCGACGGCAACAACGTCACGGCCAGCCTGACGTATGGGGAACTCGACGCCCAGGCCCGGGCAGTGGGTTACGAATTGCAGCGCCAAGGCGCTGCCGGGCAACGCGTGCTGGCGATCTGCCGACCCGGCCTGGACAGCATCATCAGCATTTTCGGCTGCTTCTACGCTGGGGCGATCGCGGTGCCGGTCGACACTCCGCTGGCCCGTCTGAAGCTGGTCGCGCCCGATGCGCAGGCCACCTTCGCGGTCGCGACCTCCACCACCCAAAACCAACTTCAGATGGCGGCCGCCGATGTGCCCGGCATGACGTCGCTGCGCTGGTGCGCCATCGACCACGCCGGCACGCCCGAAGCGTGGCAGGCGCCCGAGATCGACCCGAGCACCACCGCGATGATCCAGTACACCTCCGGGTCGACCAAGTCACCCAAGGGTGTGGTGGTGACGCACGGCAACCTCATGCACAACTTGGAGTCCATCCGGCGGGCCTACCACGGCCACGAGCAGGAGACGAGCGTCTACTTCCTGCCGCAGCAGCACGACATGGGCCTGATCGGTGGGGTCCTGGAGATGATCTACGTCGGCTGCACCACCGTCTTGATGTCACCGATCGTCTTCTTCCAGCGGCCGATGGCGTGGCTGGAAGCCATGTCGCGGTTTGGCGCCCACACGACCGCGGCGCCCAACAGCGCCTACCGGTTGTGCGTCAAACAGAGCACCCCCGAACAGCGGGCGGCACTGGATCTGTCGAACTGGACCACCGCCGCGAGCAGTTCCGAGCCGATCCACGCGTCGACCATTCAGGAGTTCGCCGACGCGTTCGCTCCGGCGGGATTCCGCATTGAGGCGTTTCTGCCGTGCTACGGCCTGGCCGAGGCCACCCTGCTGGTCGCCGCCGACCCCACTCCTGAAGTCGCCGGCGTTCGCTACGTCGACAGCAAGGCACTGAGCGAGAACCGCACCGTCGACGTCGACGCCACCACCGACGCCGTCGCAGTGGTCAGCTGCGGCCCACCGGTGTACGGCCAACGGGTCGTGATCGCCGATCCGGAGACCCGGCGCAGCCTGGGACCGGACGAGGTCGGCGAGATCTGGGTTTCCGGGCCCAGCGTTGCGCAGGGGTACTGGGCGCGGCCGATAGAGAATGCGCACAGCTTCGCCGGATTCCTGTCGGACACCGGCGAAGGCCCCTTCCTGCGCACCGGCGACATGGGATTCCTCTGCCAGGGCGAGGTATTCGTCACCGGACGGTGGAAGGACCTCGTCACCATCGGCGACAGCAACTACTTCCCGAACAACATCGAGCCGACGGTGCAAGACAGCCATCCGGCGTTGCTGGCTGATCGCGGCGCGGTCTTCTCGGTGCAACCCAAACCGCATGACGACGCCCGACTGGTGATCGTGCAGGAACTGGACTATCGGCAGCCGGTCGATGAGAGCGAATATCCGGCAATCATGGAGTCCATCCGCGCGGCAGTCAGCCAGCAGCACGGACTGGACGCCCACGCCGTATTGCTGGTGCCGGCGATGCGGGTGCCCACCACCTCGAGCGGCAAGATTCAGCGGGGCGAGTGCCGGCGACAGTTCCTGGCCGGCGAGCTGCATCCGCTGGCGCAGTGGCATGCTCCGGCGGCGCCGGCCGTTCGGTCCCCGCAGGCAGCCGGGGCTACCGGGGCGCCCGGAGCGAACACGCTGGCCCGGATGATCGTGTCCAGCTTGGCGCAGCGGCGTCAGCAGCAACAGGGAACACCACCGCCCCCCACCGGTGGCTAG
- a CDS encoding NUDIX domain-containing protein, with protein sequence MAKHSAGLLLYRASADGDVEVLIVHPGGPFWARRDDGAWSIPKGEHPAGADPWDAARREFVEEIGLAPPDGERTELGVVRQAGGKLVTVFAVRGELDVTDARSNTFELEWPPRSGKLCEFPEVDRVGWFPLDRARVKLLAGQRPALDWLTSHLGREP encoded by the coding sequence GTGGCCAAGCACAGCGCGGGACTGCTGCTGTACCGCGCGAGCGCCGACGGTGATGTCGAAGTGCTGATCGTCCACCCCGGTGGGCCGTTCTGGGCGCGCAGGGACGACGGCGCGTGGTCGATTCCCAAGGGGGAGCATCCCGCGGGTGCGGACCCGTGGGACGCCGCGCGACGCGAATTCGTCGAGGAGATCGGCCTAGCGCCGCCCGACGGCGAACGGACCGAGCTCGGCGTGGTGCGGCAGGCCGGCGGCAAACTGGTCACGGTGTTCGCGGTGCGTGGCGAGCTCGACGTCACCGACGCCCGCAGCAATACGTTCGAGCTGGAGTGGCCGCCGCGATCCGGGAAACTGTGCGAGTTTCCCGAGGTCGACCGGGTCGGCTGGTTCCCGTTGGACCGGGCGCGCGTCAAACTGCTGGCGGGCCAGCGTCCCGCCCTGGACTGGTTGACCAGCCACTTGGGGCGTGAGCCCTAG